In the Defluviitalea raffinosedens genome, GCATTTTTCCTTTGAATCCTGTCATTTGAAAGCCTTTTTTGGTCTAATCCCTCTTCATAAAAAAGAGTAAGCCATTGTTCATAGGGATCTAAATCTTCTACAGGTCTATTCTTTAAGATATTTCTCTTGATAAAACTCACCAGTCTGCTCACATTGTAACAGCAGTACAAAAAGAAATAGTATAATTCTACTTCTTTATAATTAACTAATGATAAATAATCAACTTCATCTATAATTTCAACTTTTGAAATCTGTTTTAAATGGTTTATATACCTTTCTCTATTTTCGCTATCACAAACTTCAACCCATACCCATCGAGGAATAAAAATTATATCATATAAACTAAATATTTTTTCAGGATTAATAATAGCATGTATCCAGGTTAAAAACTCAATAGAGTTATTATCCAAGATACAAACTTTGAGAGACTTGTTCGTGGAGAAGTATTTTTTTAAGTCATCTATATCGTTTTCTTTCATTTAACCAACTCCTCCACTCCTTTTTTAATTCTATTTTTTAAGGTAATGAGAAATTGATAGTTATCTTGATGATAAGAAACATCTGAATTCTCTTTTATAGCTTTTTCTATTTTCTTTTCCAATCCTCCAAAATTCACAACATATGAAGGCTTTACTATATTCGGATCTAATTCTAAATCTATAAACTTCTGAACCAAGTTCTTTGGCTTATCATCAAAATGCTCCAGGACTTTTTCTTTTAAATCCAAATCATTATATTTTGTAATTGCTTCTTCAAACAGTTCTATCAATACTGCTTTGTATGGCGCCTTATATACATCCATACATTTTATAACTCTATCAATAAACTCTTCATCATCTAATGAATAGTAGTACTGGTATACGTTTCCGAAAATCATTTTTGCTGCAAAATAATCTGCTTTTCTTTCATTTAAATCCATATCAATGGCAATATTATGAGTCTCATCGCTTAAACTGGGATCATAGAACAAATGGTATATTTCATGCCACGCTACAAAATCTTGATACACACGAGGCTGAGCTGTATTAATAACGGGTATTTTAATCTTTCCCTTTGTAATAATAGCACCACCCCAATATTCATCGTCTATTGGAATCTGAATTAAATGGTTCTCTTTTAATACTGAAAGAGCTAGTTTATCCTGCCCTGTTACTCCTAACTTATTAAACCTGACTGTAAAATCATTGATCAATCTTAATATATCATCTTTAATCTGTTTATTTTTTTCAATAACTTGCTCAAGGTTCTTACTGGTTATTAATTCTGACATATTCTACACCTTCTTAATTGTAATATAGTTCGTACATATGAACTATATCTTCTAAAATACCAAACATCTCTTGAGCAGTA is a window encoding:
- a CDS encoding ImmA/IrrE family metallo-endopeptidase, whose amino-acid sequence is MSELITSKNLEQVIEKNKQIKDDILRLINDFTVRFNKLGVTGQDKLALSVLKENHLIQIPIDDEYWGGAIITKGKIKIPVINTAQPRVYQDFVAWHEIYHLFYDPSLSDETHNIAIDMDLNERKADYFAAKMIFGNVYQYYYSLDDEEFIDRVIKCMDVYKAPYKAVLIELFEEAITKYNDLDLKEKVLEHFDDKPKNLVQKFIDLELDPNIVKPSYVVNFGGLEKKIEKAIKENSDVSYHQDNYQFLITLKNRIKKGVEELVK